In the genome of Lacerta agilis isolate rLacAgi1 chromosome 2, rLacAgi1.pri, whole genome shotgun sequence, one region contains:
- the LOC117042369 gene encoding zinc finger protein 850-like has product MPGLVRKPFECMECGKSFSESGTLRKHQRTHTGEKPFQCMECGKNFFQSETLRKDQRTHTGEKPFECIECGKSFSRSADLRVHQRTHTGEKPFKCKECGKGFSQSGALSRHQLTHTGEKPFKCTEGGKNFFQSETLRKDQRTHTGEKPFECIECGKSFSRSADLRVHQRTHTGEKPFKCKECGKGFSQSGALSRQQRTHTGEKPFKCIECGKNFSESGALRIHQRIHTGEKPYKCTEGGKNFFQSETLRKDQRTHTGEKPFKCIECGKSFSRSGALRRHQRTHTREKPFKCTEGGKNFFQSETLRIHQRTHMGEKPYKCIECGKNFTESGGLRKHQRIHTGEKPFKCIECGKNFSRNGNLRKHQQTHTGEKPFKCIECGKNFIESGALRIHQRTHMGEKPFKCIECGKNFIESGALRKHQRIHTGEKPYKCIECGKNFTESGHLRRHQRTHTGEKPFKCIECGKGFSCTGALRYHQRIHTGEKPFKCIECGESFFYNGRLRIHQRTHTGEKPFKCIECGRSFSQNGALRKHQRTHMGQKPFECIECGRSFSCTGALRYHQRIHTGEKPFKCIECGESFFYNGRLRIHQRTHTGEKPFKCIECGRSFSQNGALRKHQRTHTGEKPFKCVECGTSFSRNGTLRRHQRTHTGEKPFECIECGKSFSQISALRVHQRTHMQQKPYKCIECGKNFTESGALRRHQRTHTGEKPFNCFECGKNFSVSDTLRKHQRTHTGEKPFQCLECGKNFSQSGHLRKHQLTHTGREPQM; this is encoded by the exons atgccagggctgGTCAGG aaaccctttgaatgtatggagtgtggaaagagcttctctgagagtggaacacttagaaaacatcaacgaactcacacgggggagaaaccatttcaatgtatggagt GTGGAAAGAACTTCTTTCAAAGTGAAACGCTTAGAAAagatcaacgaactcacacgggggagaaaccatttgaatgcatcgaatgtggaaagagcttcagtcgtagTGCAGACCTTagagtacatcaacgaactcacacaggggagaaaccctttaaatgtaaggagtgtggaaagggcttcagtcaaagtggagccCTTAGCAGACATCAActaactcacacgggggagaaaccatttaaatgtactgaaGGTGGAAAGAACTTCTTTCAAAGTGAAACGCTTAGAAAagatcaacgaactcacacgggggagaaaccatttgaatgcatcgaatgtggaaagagcttcagtcgtagTGCAGACCTTagagtacatcaacgaactcacacaggggagaaaccctttaaatgtaaggagtgtggaaagggcttcagtcaaagtggagccCTCAGCAGACaacaacgaactcacacgggggagaaaccatttaaatgcattgaatgtggaaagaacttcagtgaaagtggagcccttagaatacatcaacgaattcacacgggggagaaaccatataaatgtactgAAGGTGGAAAGAACTTCTTTCAAAGTGAAACGCTTAGAAAagatcaacgaactcacacgggggagaaaccatttaaatgcattgaatgtggtaagagcttcagtcgaagtggagcccttagaagacaccaacgaactcacacgagggagaaaccatttaaatgtactgaaggtggaaagaacttctttcaaagtgaaacacttagaatacaccaacgaactcacatgggggagaaaccatataaatgcattgaatgtggaaagaacttcactgaaagtggaggccttagaaaacatcaacgaattcacacgggggagaaaccatttaaatgcattgaatgtggaaagaacttcagtcgaaatggaaaccttagaaaacatcaacaaactcacacgggggagaaaccatttaaatgcattgaatgtggaaagaacttcattgaaagtggagcccttagaatacatcaaagaactcacatgggggagaaaccatttaaatgcattgaatgtggaaagaacttcattgaaagtggagcccttagaaaacatcaacgaattcacacgggggagaaaccatataaatgcattgaatgtggaaagaacttcactgaaagtggacaccttagaagacatcaacgaactcacacgggggagaaaccatttaaatgcattgaatgtggaaagggcttcagttgTACTGGAGCACTTAGATatcatcaacgaattcacacaggggagaaaccatttaaatgtatagagtgtggaGAAAGCTTCTTTTACAATGGAAGACTTAGGatacatcagcgaactcacacgggggagaaaccatttaaatgcattgaatgtggaaggagcttcagtcaaaatggagcacttagaaaacatcaacga actcacatggggcagaaaccatttgaatgcatcgaatgtggaaggagcttcagttgtACTGGAGCACTTAGATatcatcaacgaattcacacaggggagaaaccatttaaatgtatagagtgtggaGAAAGCTTCTTTTACAATGGAAGACTTAGGatacatcagcgaactcacacgggggagaaaccatttaaatgcattgaatgtggaaggagcttcagtcaaaatggagcacttagaaaacatcaacgaactcacacgggggagaaaccatttaaatgtgttgAATGTGGAACGAGCTTCAGTCGAAATGgaacacttagaagacatcaacgaactcacacgggggagaaaccatttgaatgcattgaatgtggaaagagcttcagtcagatttCAGCACTTagagtacatcaacgaactcacatgcagcagaaaccatataaatgcattgaatgtggaaagaacttcactgaaagtggagcccttagaagacatcaacgaactcacacgggggagaaaccatttaattgtTTTGAATGTGGGAAAAACTTCAGTGTAAGTGacacacttagaaaacatcaacgaactcacacgggggagaaaccatttcaatgtttggagtgtggaaagaacttcagccAAAGTGGACACCTTAGGAAACATCAGCTAACTCACACAGGAAGAGAACCACAGATGtag